The genomic stretch GGACGGCCGGATTATCGGCAAAGGCGGTGTCCAGGCCTTCGGCGAGGCCGGACGCCATGAAGTCGCCGACCACCAGGACAGTCCGAGCGTCCGGCGCCTTCTCAACTATCGGCACTTGTGGTTCGACGGGCGCACGTGGGACCCGGGGTTTGCGTGGCTTCGGCTTTGCCTTCTGGATGTCGAGCGGCGGCTCGATCCGCTCGCTGCGGCGCGGAAACAAAAGGTCGCGCAACGACCATCCACGATTCTGCTGCGGCTGCTCCTGCGCCATGGCCGGTGCGTGGAAGGCACCGGCGGCGCCGATCGCCAGCAGGACGATCGCAAGACAAAGGATCGGCGTGCGACGAACAAGGATCGCGATACGCGCGGCCGAAACCAATCACTCCTCCATCCCCTTGTGCCTGGTCCCGCAAACCGGAGCCGGTTTTGCGGTCGGGCGCAAGTTCAAAGTGCCATGGCGCCCGCCGAGTGCGCTAGAAACGCGCGTGGCGCCGTGGTCGGCTCTATTTTTGTCTGAGCCATTTGAGCACTTCCATGCTCGGGTAACCGTCCTGGGTCAAGCCGACCTTTGCCTGATAGGTCATGATGGCTGTTTTGGTGCCGTCACCGATCTTGCCGTCGAACTTGCCGTCATAAAGCCCGTGCTGCGAAAGCCGCTTCTGCAATTCCTGCCTTTCCTCGAAGGAGAGCTTGGTGAAAGGCCGGTGCCAGTCCTGCACGAGCCCACTGGAGCCGGCGATCTCGTCGGCAAGAAGGCCGACCGCGAGGGCATATTTGTCGGCGTTGTTGTAGGCCTTGATGACGGAAAAATTCCTGATCATCAGGAAGGCAGGCCCGCCACGGCCATCCGGCACCTTCAGCGTCGCCTTGTCGGTGGGATTCTTGAACGGTTTGCCATTGGCCCTGACGACGCCGAGCGCCTGCCATTGCGCCAGCGTCTTCGATCCGGCGGGCAGTTTTCCGGCCGGTATCGTGACTTCGTAGCCCCAGGTCTTGCCGGCCTGCCAGCCATTCTTCTTCAACAGATTGGCTGATGTCGCCAGCGCATCGGGGATGGAATTCCAGATATCGCGCTTGCCGTTGCCGTCCATGTCGACGGCATAATGCTGGTAGCTGGTGGGAATGAACTGGGTCTGGCCCATGGCGCCGGCCCAGGAGCCCATCAGGTGGCTTTCGTCGATGTCGCCGGTCTGCAGGATCTTCAGCGCCGCGACCAACTGGGTGCGGGCATATTTCGACCGCTTCGGATCGCCATAACCGAGTGTCGCCAGCGAACGCACCACGTTGCGCATGATGTCGTCACGCTTGAGGATCTCGCCATAGTTCGATTCCATCGACCAGATGGCGAGCAGAATGTAGCGGTCGACGCCGAACCGCGCCTCGATCCTGTCCAGCC from Mesorhizobium sp. NZP2077 encodes the following:
- a CDS encoding lytic murein transglycosylase is translated as MSVRNVAKHFTSVMTAASLSLALLMPAGPAFADAGFRQWVAGFRATALAGGVSGSVYDQAFRDIKEPDPVVLDKARTQPEFTAPAWDYFDNRVHDQSKAVGQQMAKKWKPWLDRIEARFGVDRYILLAIWSMESNYGEILKRDDIMRNVVRSLATLGYGDPKRSKYARTQLVAALKILQTGDIDESHLMGSWAGAMGQTQFIPTSYQHYAVDMDGNGKRDIWNSIPDALATSANLLKKNGWQAGKTWGYEVTIPAGKLPAGSKTLAQWQALGVVRANGKPFKNPTDKATLKVPDGRGGPAFLMIRNFSVIKAYNNADKYALAVGLLADEIAGSSGLVQDWHRPFTKLSFEERQELQKRLSQHGLYDGKFDGKIGDGTKTAIMTYQAKVGLTQDGYPSMEVLKWLRQK